A DNA window from Pseudoalteromonas spongiae UST010723-006 contains the following coding sequences:
- the rimP gene encoding ribosome maturation factor RimP encodes MTKLEQDLIAMFEPTIEDMGFELLGLELAQAGRNSTLRVYIDHENGVNVDNCADVSRQISAILDVEDPITNEFNLEVSSPGIDRPLFKPEHFVKATGEEVRLRTKLPQDGRRNFKGDLTQVNGDMITLNIDGTDCMIMLSNVEKANIIAKF; translated from the coding sequence GTGACTAAACTCGAACAAGATTTAATAGCGATGTTTGAGCCTACCATTGAAGATATGGGCTTTGAATTATTGGGCTTAGAGTTGGCGCAAGCGGGCCGCAATTCGACGCTGCGCGTGTATATCGATCATGAAAACGGCGTAAATGTAGATAACTGTGCCGATGTCAGCAGGCAAATTAGCGCTATCTTAGACGTTGAAGATCCGATAACGAATGAATTTAACTTGGAAGTATCTTCGCCAGGCATTGACAGACCATTATTTAAACCAGAACACTTTGTTAAAGCCACAGGTGAAGAAGTGCGTTTACGCACTAAGCTTCCACAAGACGGTCGCCGCAATTTTAAAGGCGACTTAACCCAGGTTAATGGCGATATGATTACGCTTAACATCGACGGTACGGATTGTATGATCATGCTATCGAATGTTGAAAAAGCGAACATCATCGCTAAGTTTTAA